Proteins from one Sulfurovum sp. TSL1 genomic window:
- the purS gene encoding phosphoribosylformylglycinamidine synthase subunit PurS → MTAVVNVFLKEGVLDPQGKAAHHALDSLGFAGVSDVRIGKQIIIQLDTEDRAAAETEVKEMCETLLANTVIEDYTIEIN, encoded by the coding sequence ATGACAGCAGTAGTAAATGTATTTTTAAAAGAGGGTGTTTTAGATCCACAAGGTAAAGCAGCGCACCATGCGCTTGACTCTTTAGGTTTTGCCGGAGTATCTGATGTGCGTATCGGTAAACAGATCATCATCCAACTTGACACTGAAGATAGAGCGGCAGCTGAAACTGAAGTAAAAGAGATGTGTGAGACACTTCTTGCCAATACTGTCATTGAAGACTATACAATAGAGATAAACTAA